The genomic interval CCAGGTGCTGGCCTCGCGGCTGCTCGACGAGCACGAGCATACCGGCACCGTGGTCGTGATGGAGCCTTTCACCGGCCAAGTTCTGGCCCTGGCTTCGCGGCCGTCTTTTAATCCGAACGTTTTCGTGGGAGGTCTTTCGAGCGCAGACTGGGCCAAGCTGCGCGACGACCCCCGTCATCCCATGCAGAACAGGGCCACGCAGAGCGTGTATCCTCCCGGCTCGACCTTCAAGACCCTGGTCGCCGCGGCCGCCTTGCACGAAGGTCTGATCGACCCGAGAAAGACGGTTTTCTGCTCCGGCTCCACGTCGCTCGGCAGCCACGTCTTCCGCTGCTGGAAGAAGGAAGGCCATGGACACGTGGACTTCAAGCGGGGACTGGTCGAGTCGTGCGACGTCTATTTCTACGATCTCGGGCAGCGTCTTGGCGTGGACCGCATCGAGGCGTTCGCCCGCAAGGCCGGGTTCGGCGCGGCCTCGGGCATCGAGCTTCCCCACGAAAAAAGCGGACTCGTGCCCAGCCGCCAATGGAAGCTCAGGCGTTTCGGCGAGCGCTGGCAGGGAGGCGAGAACCTGAACTTGGCCATTGGCCAGGGTTATACCCAGGTCTCACCGATCCAACTCGCCAGATTTTACTCCGCGCTGGTCAACGGCGGGCACGTGGTACGGCCCACCCTGCTCATGGACGCCCAGCCCGGGGAGGTCGAACGGTTGCCGCTCTCGGACAGGCACATCGAAATGCTCCTTGAGACCATGCGCGACACCGTGGACGTGCAGCACGGCACGGCAAGACGACTGCGCACTCCGGGCGCAGCCATGGGTGGCAAGACGGGCACGGCCCAGGTGGTGCGCCTGCGCGAGGAACTGCGTGGCGTCAAGGCTTCGGAAATCGAGTACCGCTTTCGCGACCACGCCTGGATCGCCACCTGGGGCGTCAAGGACGGCCGGGCAGTGGTCATCGTGGTCATGGTCGAACACGGCGGCAGCGGATCGGGTACGGCCGGGCCCATTGCCAAGGCGCTTTACGACTATCTCTTCATCGAGGCCAGGGAGAAGCTCGATGCCTGGCCCTACGTGATTCCCGAGGGTTCGACCAGCCCCATCGCCAAGGTCGCAGCGCCGCCCAATCCCTGGGAGGGAAAGCCGTGACGCCGATGGATCGCAGGCTCTTCCTGCACATCAACTGGGGGCTTTTGGCCCTGGTGCTGATTCTTTTCGGCGTCGGTGTCATGAACCTCTATTCGGCCTCGGGAATACGGCTCGAAGGCGGCATAGCGGTCTCGGCCTTCTATCAGAAGCAACTCGTCTGGGGGGGCATGGGGCTGTGCGCCATGCTCGCCTTCATGCTCTTCGACTACCGGCACCTCAAGGTGCTGGCGTGGCCGCTTTACTGGCTCACCGTCGCGCTACTCGTCTATGTGTTGTTCATGGGCAAGGTGGCGGGCGGTGCACAGCGCTGGATCTCCCTGGGATTCATGAACTTCCAGCCGTCTGAGCTGGCCAAGATCAGCGTGCTGATCATAGGCGCGCGGATTCTCGCCAGGGGCGCGGGGCCGCTCGGATTCAAGGACCTGGCCTACGTGCTCGGCGTGGGCAGCCTGCCCGCGCTGCTCGTGGTCATGCAGCCGGACCTTGGGTCGGGACTCTCAATCCTTCTCCTTTTGGGCGGCATGGTGCTCTTCAGGGGGGTGCGGCCCAGCATCCTCAAGCTCGCCGCCGTGCTCGGCCCCTGTCTCGTGCCCCTTGGCTGGTTCGGGCTGCACGACTACCAAAAGCGGCGCATCATGACCTTTCTCGATCCGACCAACGACCCGCTTGGCGCAGGCTATCATATTATACAATCGCAGATTGCCATCGGGTCGGGCGGCCTGACCGGCAAGGGCTTCCTGGGCGGAACCCAGAGCCAGCTCCGCTTTCTCCCGGAGAAACACACGGATTTCGCCGTGGCCGTGTTCGGCGAGGAATGGGGTTTTCTTGGCATGGTCGCCCTGCTTGCGCTGTTCTGCTTCTTTCTGCATCAGTTCCACCTTGCGGCGAGTGAGGCCAAGGATCGTTTCGGCGCATTCCTCTGCGGCGGGGTGTTCTTCTATTTCTTCTGGCAAATCTGCATCAACATCGGTATGGTTCTCGGGCTCATGCCCGTGGTCGGCATTCCGCTGCCGTTTGTTAGTTACGGCGGCAGCGCCCTGCTGGTGAACTTCTGTCTGATCGGCATCGTCATGAACGTTTCCATGCGCCGCTTCGTATTCAAACAGGCCTGAAGGGGGCTGGGCTCATGTTCGGGAGAAAGACTATGGCCAAAGACGAGATCAATGCCTTTCTGGGGGCCGGCACGGCCTACCAAGGCAAGCTTCATTTTCAGGGCTCGGTTCGCATCGACGGGGTTTTCCATGGCGAGGTGACGAGTGAGGGAACGCTTGTGGTCGGCCAGGAGGCCGACGTGCAGGGTACCATCAATGTGGGACAGCTCGTCCTTTCCGGCCGCATGACCGGCGAGGTTCACGCGCGTGAAAAGATCGTCCTGCACCGCACGGCAAACCTCCAGGGCTGCCTGTTCACGCCGGTTCTGGTCGTGGAGGAGGGTGCGGTGGTGGAAGGCTCGATCACCATGAACGGATCGCCCAAGGCCGAGACGGTCGCCGAATAGGCTTCGGCTGCCGGGTACGGCGCACGGGACGCTTTCGCCGGGGCGGCGGGAAGGCGTCAACGCGGCGACCTTGAATCTGCCTCTGGCGGATTTTTTTGCGTGAAAAACCGCACAATACCGCATGGGGCCGCGTAGTTCGGGCCTTGGCGGGCAATTTGCGTTGAAAAAGCCTTTGACAGGGGATTTTGAATCACGTAAACCCCGTCTGTCCTTGAACCAAAATTCACAACCTTTCCCGGGGGCGCGCATGATAGATATCGACGTTACTATCTGGATTCAGCTCGCGAACTTCCTCATCATCTGGTTCATCATGAACCAGATTCTCCTGAAGCCGATCCGGGGAATCATAAGGAAGCGCGCCGAGCACAAGAGCGAGCAGCTCGACGCCATCACCGGTTTCACCGACAACGCTTCCAAGAAGCTGAAAGACTTCGAGGCTGCTCTTGCGCAGGCCCGCGCGGCGGGCGCGGCCGAGCGCGAGGCGCTCAAGGCCAAGGCCCAGGAGCGCGAGCAGGAGCTGATCTCCGCCGCGCAGCAGGAGGCCTCGGCGCAGTTGGCTTCGGCCCGGGCCGATCTCGGCGCGCAGGCCGACAAGGCTTCGCAGGCCCTGAAGGCGAACGTTCGGGCGATGGCCGAGAAGGCCACCGCCAGGATTTTG from Alkalidesulfovibrio alkalitolerans DSM 16529 carries:
- a CDS encoding bactofilin family protein, giving the protein MAKDEINAFLGAGTAYQGKLHFQGSVRIDGVFHGEVTSEGTLVVGQEADVQGTINVGQLVLSGRMTGEVHAREKIVLHRTANLQGCLFTPVLVVEEGAVVEGSITMNGSPKAETVAE
- the rodA gene encoding rod shape-determining protein RodA — its product is MTPMDRRLFLHINWGLLALVLILFGVGVMNLYSASGIRLEGGIAVSAFYQKQLVWGGMGLCAMLAFMLFDYRHLKVLAWPLYWLTVALLVYVLFMGKVAGGAQRWISLGFMNFQPSELAKISVLIIGARILARGAGPLGFKDLAYVLGVGSLPALLVVMQPDLGSGLSILLLLGGMVLFRGVRPSILKLAAVLGPCLVPLGWFGLHDYQKRRIMTFLDPTNDPLGAGYHIIQSQIAIGSGGLTGKGFLGGTQSQLRFLPEKHTDFAVAVFGEEWGFLGMVALLALFCFFLHQFHLAASEAKDRFGAFLCGGVFFYFFWQICINIGMVLGLMPVVGIPLPFVSYGGSALLVNFCLIGIVMNVSMRRFVFKQA
- the mrdA gene encoding penicillin-binding protein 2, with the translated sequence MRSALQQHDGASAPRSGLVLLQVLVVGLFCLFAIRLWYLQIHKGEFYSEKARDNRLRHESMYAPRGLIRDRLDRLLSWNEPAYALAVVREDVRDMDATLAKVAQWTGIPREEIDRIYEKGRRRTKSFEPLILATDMAPELLARAEANVFRWPGLEIVVKPKRFYPQNDLLAHVLGYVAEANEEELERDKGLSLGDSVGKRGIELVREQWLRGAKGLRQIEVDAAGRQLSSLVVRDPRSGNDMRLSVDLDIQVLASRLLDEHEHTGTVVVMEPFTGQVLALASRPSFNPNVFVGGLSSADWAKLRDDPRHPMQNRATQSVYPPGSTFKTLVAAAALHEGLIDPRKTVFCSGSTSLGSHVFRCWKKEGHGHVDFKRGLVESCDVYFYDLGQRLGVDRIEAFARKAGFGAASGIELPHEKSGLVPSRQWKLRRFGERWQGGENLNLAIGQGYTQVSPIQLARFYSALVNGGHVVRPTLLMDAQPGEVERLPLSDRHIEMLLETMRDTVDVQHGTARRLRTPGAAMGGKTGTAQVVRLREELRGVKASEIEYRFRDHAWIATWGVKDGRAVVIVVMVEHGGSGSGTAGPIAKALYDYLFIEAREKLDAWPYVIPEGSTSPIAKVAAPPNPWEGKP
- a CDS encoding ATP synthase F0 subunit B translates to MIDIDVTIWIQLANFLIIWFIMNQILLKPIRGIIRKRAEHKSEQLDAITGFTDNASKKLKDFEAALAQARAAGAAEREALKAKAQEREQELISAAQQEASAQLASARADLGAQADKASQALKANVRAMAEKATARILG